In the genome of Diaphorobacter sp. HDW4A, the window AAGGGCGCGGGCCACAACGTGGTGGTATCCGTGCCGTGCAGTCCGCAAAGCGGACGCAGCGCCGGCATCGTGATGTACAGCTCTACGACCATCAACGCCGACAACGATGCGCAGATCACCAAGGAAAATGGCTGCCACAACGGTGCTGCACCCATCGGGGCACCTGCGGCGGGTGCATTCACCAAGGACGGCTATACCGGAGGTGATTGGCACTATGTGCATGGCACGCCGGTGATGGCGACGCTGTATGGCCTTGACATCCTGGCCAAGCAACGCTTTGGTGGAGTGCCTGACGTGGTTCTCTCCGGGCCGAACGAAGGGCAGAACATCGGTTCGCTGATTGTCAATTCCGGCACCATCGGCAATGTGCAGATGGCCGCGATCCGTGGTATTCCGGCGATTGCGCTGAGCGCCGACAGCAACACCGTCGACGACAGCCAGTTGGCCAATCCGAATTCGAAGATCGTCGCGGGCCTGACCGTCAAGCTGCTCGCCAGCCTTGTCGCGCAGAAGGGCAGCGGCCCGCTGCTCGCCAAGGGAGTGGCACTGAACGTGAATTTCCCGAAGGCGATTGCGGGCGACACAGGCTTTGCCTTCTCGCGCGTGGGTACCTACAACGCCTACGAACTGGGCTTTCGCGTAGCCAATGGCGTCTACAGCATGGGCGCGGTCGTGAACACGGCCAAACCGAACGCGACACAGACAGAAGACGAATCGGTGATCGTAGCCTCCAAGGTGGCGGTATCCGCCATGCAGTTCGGCTATGAGCACCGCCCCGCTGCGCAGGAATGGCTGCGCCTGCGCTTGCAAACCCTCAAGGGCCAATGAGGGAGGCTTGCATGAAACAACAAGCATGGCCAGTCACTGTGCTGGCTTCTTTGATGATGGCCGCAGGTCTCACGGCCTGCGGCGGTGGATCGTCCTCGTCGAACGCCCCGACGCTCGCTGTGCCTGCCATGTCGGGCGCGGGCGTGTATGCGGTGTCGGTCACGCGCGGCGATGAGCTGCTCGCTGGCAAGTACTATTCGGCCGCAGATGGTCAGGCGCTCGTCGTCTTGAACGGCAATAACGAGAAGGCCGCCTCGATCTATTCGCGCGAATCTGGCGAGAAGAAGGCCTGGATGGCGAGTGGTGGAATCGCCAGCGATACGGCCATCGTCTTTGCGAGCACGACGGTGCTGAACAGCGCCGCAATGGCTTTGGGGGAGGTGGCGGGCACCTACGTGCTGCTGCTCGCAGACCAGAGCCGTGCCATGTTCACCGTGGATGCATCGGGCAAAGTGAGTGCTGGCAGCAGCAGTTGCAAGATCTCGGGGCAGTTTGCCAAAGCCAGCGTCGCGCAGGCGGTGAAGATCCAGTTGGCGACCACTGGCTGTTCGGGTCTGCCCGTTTCTATCAACGGTTATGCGCTGCAGGATAGCGACTACGCTCCGGCTGTGCTGCGCCTCGTGAATGCCGACAGCAATCCATCGGTAGATCTCTGGGCCTTTGCGGGCTGAGCCGTTGGGTGATCTGGAGTGAAAAAGGGCAGCCTCTTGGCTGCCCTTGTTGCTTGAAGCGCGGGTGACTTTGGGCTATCAGCCCAGCGCCTTCACCACGGCGTCGCCCATCTCGCGGGTGCTGACTCGGGTTGTGCCTTCGCTGAAAATGTCTGGCGTGCGCAGACCTTGCTCGAGTACCTTCTTCACGGCGGTTTCGATGCGATTGGCGGCTTCTTCCTGGTTCAGCGAGAAGCGCAGCATCATTGCGGCGGACAGAATGGTGGCGAGCGGGTTGGCAACGCCCTTGCCGGCGATGTCGGGTGCGCTGCCGTGGCTTGGCTCATACAGGCCTTGCTTCTTGTCGTTCAGGCTGGCCGAAGGCAGCATGCCGATGGAGCCGGTCAGCATTGAGGCTTCGTCGGACAGGATGTCGCCGAACATGTTGCCGGTGACGATCACGTCGAACGATTTGGGTGCCTTCACCAGTTGCATGGCGGCGTTGTCGACGTACATGTGCTGCAGTTCGACGTCCGGATAGTCCTTGTGCACTTCGGTGACCACATCCTTCCAGAACTGGAAAGTTTCGAGCACATTGGCCTTGTCGACGCTGGTGACCTTCTTGTTACGCTTGCGGGCGGCTTCGAAGGCGACGCGGGCGATGCGTTCGATTTCGGGGCGCGAGTAGCGCATGGTGTCGAAGGCTTCTTCGGCGCCGGGGAAGTGGCCATCAACGGCCGTGCGCTTGCCGCGCGGCTGGCCGAAGTAGATGTCGCCGGTCAGCTCGCGGATGATCAGGATGTCCAGACCTGCGACCAGTTCGGGCTTAAGGCTCGACGCGTTCACCAATTGCTCGTAGCAGATCGCGGGACGGAAGTTGGCAAACAGGCCGAGCGCCTTGCGCAGGCCCAGAATGGCTTGCTCGGGACGCAGCGGACGGTCGAGCTTGTCGTACTTCCAGTCGCCTACGGCGCCGAACAGGATGGCGTCGGCTTCCTTGGCGAGCTTGAGAGTGGATTCAGGCAGTGGGTGGCCATGCGCGTCGAACGCCGCACCGCCGACCAATGCCGATTCCATCTCCAGATTCAGGTCGAGTGCGTCCAGCACCTTAACGGCTTCCGCGACGATTTCGGTACCGATGCCGTCTCCGGGCAAAACTGCGATTTTCATGATGAATGGTTCAAGTTGGTTGTTCTGTTTTCTACCCTCTGCCGACAGCGCAGGAGGGTAA includes:
- a CDS encoding 5'/3'-nucleotidase SurE is translated as MKKTVLAMAVAGAAMASPAWALNVLISNDDGLTSNVKALYDGLKGAGHNVVVSVPCSPQSGRSAGIVMYSSTTINADNDAQITKENGCHNGAAPIGAPAAGAFTKDGYTGGDWHYVHGTPVMATLYGLDILAKQRFGGVPDVVLSGPNEGQNIGSLIVNSGTIGNVQMAAIRGIPAIALSADSNTVDDSQLANPNSKIVAGLTVKLLASLVAQKGSGPLLAKGVALNVNFPKAIAGDTGFAFSRVGTYNAYELGFRVANGVYSMGAVVNTAKPNATQTEDESVIVASKVAVSAMQFGYEHRPAAQEWLRLRLQTLKGQ
- the leuB gene encoding 3-isopropylmalate dehydrogenase; translation: MKIAVLPGDGIGTEIVAEAVKVLDALDLNLEMESALVGGAAFDAHGHPLPESTLKLAKEADAILFGAVGDWKYDKLDRPLRPEQAILGLRKALGLFANFRPAICYEQLVNASSLKPELVAGLDILIIRELTGDIYFGQPRGKRTAVDGHFPGAEEAFDTMRYSRPEIERIARVAFEAARKRNKKVTSVDKANVLETFQFWKDVVTEVHKDYPDVELQHMYVDNAAMQLVKAPKSFDVIVTGNMFGDILSDEASMLTGSIGMLPSASLNDKKQGLYEPSHGSAPDIAGKGVANPLATILSAAMMLRFSLNQEEAANRIETAVKKVLEQGLRTPDIFSEGTTRVSTREMGDAVVKALG